Proteins encoded by one window of Xiphias gladius isolate SHS-SW01 ecotype Sanya breed wild chromosome 15, ASM1685928v1, whole genome shotgun sequence:
- the cep20 gene encoding lisH domain-containing protein FOPNL isoform X2 has translation MATITELKCAVRETLESRGVLGQLKARIRAEVFSALDDQREPRPPLSHENLLVNELIREYLEFNKYRYTASVLTAAGQPEVPLDRQFLANELKVAEDASSKSVPLLYGLVSYFLNSSDNGGKTFLRAASLPTGPTASNTVAGPDA, from the exons ATGGCGACCATCACCGAGCTGAAGTGTG CCGTGAGGGAAACGCTGGAGTCCCGCGGCGTGCTGGGCCAGCTGAAAGCTCGTATCCGCGCCGAGGTGTTCAGCGCCCTGGATGACCAGCGTGAACCTCGCCCACCGCTGTCCCACGAAAACCTGCTCGTCAACGAGCTCATCCGGGAGTACCTGGAGTTCAACAAGTACAGGTACACAGCGTCGGTGCTGACGGCAG CAGGCCAGCCCGAAGTTCCCTTGGACAGACAGTTCCTGGCAAATGAGCTGAAAGTCGCAGAGGATGCAAGCTCCAagtctgt ACCTCTTCTTTATGGCTTAGTGTCCTACTTCCTGAACAGTAGTGATAATGGGGGGAAGACGTTCCTGCGGGCTGCCTCTCTGCCAACTGGTCCCACTGCCAGCAACACAGTAGCTGGACCTGATGCCTAA
- the cep20 gene encoding lisH domain-containing protein FOPNL isoform X1, producing the protein MATITELKCAVRETLESRGVLGQLKARIRAEVFSALDDQREPRPPLSHENLLVNELIREYLEFNKYRYTASVLTAEAGQPEVPLDRQFLANELKVAEDASSKSVPLLYGLVSYFLNSSDNGGKTFLRAASLPTGPTASNTVAGPDA; encoded by the exons ATGGCGACCATCACCGAGCTGAAGTGTG CCGTGAGGGAAACGCTGGAGTCCCGCGGCGTGCTGGGCCAGCTGAAAGCTCGTATCCGCGCCGAGGTGTTCAGCGCCCTGGATGACCAGCGTGAACCTCGCCCACCGCTGTCCCACGAAAACCTGCTCGTCAACGAGCTCATCCGGGAGTACCTGGAGTTCAACAAGTACAGGTACACAGCGTCGGTGCTGACGGCAG aaGCAGGCCAGCCCGAAGTTCCCTTGGACAGACAGTTCCTGGCAAATGAGCTGAAAGTCGCAGAGGATGCAAGCTCCAagtctgt ACCTCTTCTTTATGGCTTAGTGTCCTACTTCCTGAACAGTAGTGATAATGGGGGGAAGACGTTCCTGCGGGCTGCCTCTCTGCCAACTGGTCCCACTGCCAGCAACACAGTAGCTGGACCTGATGCCTAA